From a single Candidatus Neomarinimicrobiota bacterium genomic region:
- a CDS encoding AI-2E family transporter, producing MKPTQQTDYFQLIYRLFIGLILAGFLWIIWPYISNVVLILVFAFLFTTVLLSSVDALEKRIRSRGLSVLLVTIGVLAGFGIFIGSFISQLSAQATDFSSRVDPATLTAEFKNLGEKFMAALPGFATGMIPTGGDFASTLSGFVNTVITNLASLASAVGSFVLNAAMILIFTIILLAEYHGFRKSLVGFISNKYFEIGLRLIFNIEKSVSSYLRGQFLSAASVALMSVIGLGILNLSGANLTLIVFIGIIAGLANLIPLVGPFVGMVPAILIAFMNNIGNETALSHMLFGVIPSPFFILDILLMFIIVQQIEGNLITPTLVGKSVGLHPMIVMIALIIGGTILGPLGMLFAVPATGVLKVIGQEVAFVRRNAHLL from the coding sequence ATGAAGCCGACACAGCAGACTGATTACTTCCAGCTGATTTATCGCCTCTTTATTGGCCTCATTTTAGCAGGATTCCTTTGGATCATCTGGCCCTATATTTCAAACGTTGTCTTGATTTTGGTTTTCGCTTTTCTCTTCACCACAGTGCTTCTCTCCTCAGTGGATGCACTAGAGAAAAGAATCCGCAGCAGAGGACTGAGTGTACTTCTTGTCACAATAGGAGTACTGGCCGGGTTTGGAATTTTCATTGGAAGCTTTATCTCACAACTTTCCGCTCAGGCCACAGATTTTTCTTCCCGTGTAGATCCAGCCACCCTAACCGCTGAATTCAAGAATCTCGGGGAAAAATTCATGGCTGCGTTGCCGGGTTTTGCGACTGGTATGATACCCACTGGCGGGGACTTTGCCTCAACACTGAGTGGTTTCGTCAATACTGTGATAACCAATCTTGCCTCTCTTGCCAGCGCTGTTGGGAGTTTCGTTCTGAATGCCGCCATGATACTCATCTTTACAATCATCCTGCTGGCGGAATATCACGGTTTCAGAAAGAGCCTCGTGGGTTTTATATCCAATAAGTATTTTGAAATAGGCTTGAGGCTCATCTTCAATATCGAGAAATCTGTCTCAAGTTACCTCAGGGGACAATTTCTCTCGGCGGCCAGTGTTGCGCTCATGTCGGTCATCGGCCTGGGTATACTCAATCTGAGCGGCGCCAATCTTACACTTATTGTTTTCATAGGAATCATTGCAGGCTTGGCCAATCTCATTCCTCTTGTGGGACCGTTTGTGGGAATGGTACCGGCCATACTCATCGCATTCATGAATAATATCGGAAACGAGACTGCTCTTTCCCACATGCTCTTTGGTGTTATACCTTCACCTTTTTTCATCCTCGATATCCTACTTATGTTCATCATAGTTCAACAGATTGAAGGAAACCTGATTACACCCACACTTGTGGGGAAAAGTGTGGGCCTTCACCCAATGATTGTCATGATCGCACTCATCATTGGTGGCACCATTCTCGGTCCGCTGGGGATGCTATTTGCCGTGCCTGCAACAGGCGTTTTGAAAGTGATTGGTCAGGAAGTCGCCTTCGTCAGACGAAATGCCCACCTGCTCTGA
- a CDS encoding cyclic nucleotide-binding domain-containing protein: protein MKNALWPNLFRNWNRTESETVYTLRQVPIYKDFSKKEFTELEKLVHHRTYASGDFVFKNRAPGEGMYIIMKGTIKITIGTRSGDEKVLAELKEGDFFGELALFDNEPRSANALATTDSKLIGFFTADLLSLQDRNPQMTNKILMNLGSMLGERLRSTNHLLLEAQIKSHDEADTAD, encoded by the coding sequence TTGAAGAACGCACTTTGGCCAAATCTCTTTCGAAACTGGAACAGGACTGAGAGTGAAACCGTTTACACGCTCAGACAAGTTCCAATATATAAAGACTTCAGTAAAAAGGAATTCACCGAGTTGGAAAAGTTGGTTCATCACAGAACATATGCAAGCGGTGACTTTGTGTTTAAGAATCGTGCCCCTGGTGAGGGAATGTATATCATCATGAAAGGCACCATAAAAATCACCATAGGAACCAGATCTGGGGACGAGAAGGTATTAGCGGAACTCAAGGAAGGAGACTTTTTTGGCGAACTTGCCCTTTTTGATAATGAACCTAGATCTGCAAATGCTCTTGCCACAACGGATTCGAAATTAATCGGTTTTTTTACAGCTGATCTACTTTCACTTCAAGACAGAAATCCGCAGATGACAAATAAGATTCTAATGAACCTGGGCAGTATGCTGGGTGAGAGACTACGCAGCACGAACCATCTGCTTCTTGAAGCTCAGATAAAATCGCACGATGAAGCCGACACAGCAGACTGA